AGCTCGGCCTGATTGCGTGCGCGGAAATACTCACCGCCCGTGACGTCCGTGATCGCGCGCAGGCTGGTTTCGTCCAGATCCAACGCGCTGAAGCCGAAGCTGCCGAATGCACCGCTTTGCTGTGGGTCTGCGCCGATGCCGATGGCATAGATACGCACACCTTCATCGGCGGCCAGTTGTGCAGCCACCATCGGATCGATTTCGCCGCCGTTGTTGGCGCCGTCGGTGATCAGCACCAGCACGCGACTTTGCGCCGGACGTTGGCGCAGGCGCTTGACTGCCAGGCCGATGGCGTCGCCGATGGCAGTGTTCTTGCCAGCGATGCCGATCAGCGCCTCGTCCAGCCAGGTGCGTACGGTGTGGCGGTCGAAGGTCAACGGCGCCTGCAGATAGGCCTGGCTGCCGAACAGGATCAGGCCAACGCGATCGCCACGGCGACCTTCGATGAAATCGCCGAGCAGGCGTTTGACCAGCTCCAGGCGGCTGATTGGCTCGTCATCCCACTGCATGTCGGCGTAATCCATGGAACCGGAGACATCCACGGCGAGCAGCAAATCGCGGCCGCTGGCCGGCAGCGGTAGCGGTTCGCCGACCCACTGTGGCCGGGCGGCAGCGCACAATAACAGGCACCAGAGCAGCACCAGCGGCGCTTGCTGGCGCCAGCTGGGCAGGGCAGCACGGGCGCGACGCCCGCTCAGGGCCTGCAACTCGTCGAGAAAGCCGACGCTCAGCGCCGCATCACCGCTGTCGGCCGGCGGCAGCAGCAGACGCAGCAGCCAGGGCAGCGGCGCGAGCAGAAAGACCCAGGGCCAGGCGAACTCAAACATGCTTGCGAATCCAGGTGGCGATGGCCTGATCGAGCTCCACTATGGCCTTGTCGCTCAACGTGCACTGCGGTCTGTAGCTACCGTCGACGAGTATCATCCAGCGGGTCAGACCCGCCGCCGGACAGCGGTTATCGAGAAACGCCAGCCAGGCGCGGCTGCTCAGGGTGTGGCTGGCACTCTCGGGATAGCGTTCGCGGCACAGGCGCTTGAGCAGGGCGTTGAGCTGCTGCAGCCAGGGGCCGGCCGGGGCGCCGTCGAAGGGCTTGCTCAGACGCGCCAGTTCGTCGAGCGCAGCCTGGCGCAGTGGGTCGAGTGTTTGCTGTGTGGCCACCTTTGGCGGACGGCGTCGCCAATTGCGCAGCAAGCGCCACAGTCCCCAACCCAGCAGTGGCAAGAGCACGGCGAGCAACCACCAGCCGGGGGCCGGCGGCCACAAGGGCACGGGCGCTGGATCGATCAGCGGCTGCAACTGGTCGATGGGATTCATAGGGATTTTCTCGCGTGCAGGCTGCTGAGCTGCTCCTGCAATTGCTCGACCAGTTCGAACTGCGTGCTCAGCGGCAGCAGCGGCACGCCCAGCTTCTGTGCCAGGCGTTGCCAGCGCGCCTCGCGGGCCTGGGCCTGGGTGCGATAAGCCTGGCGCAGGTCGCCATTGTGGCTGTCGAGCTCCAACTGCGCACCGTTCTGGGTGAAGCGCAGCAGGCCGGCGGCCGGCAAGGCGTGGTCGAGCGGATCGGACAGTGGCAGCAGCAACAGGTCCGTGTGGCGTGCGAGCAAGGTGAGTTGCTGTTCGGCGTTGTCGCTGAGGGCACGTTCGTCGCAGAGCACGATTACCAGGCTGCCGGGGCGCAGCACCTCGCGGGCGCGACGCAGGGCCAGGCCAAAATTGTCGCGGTTCGTGTTGGCCTGGCTTTCCGGACCGAGCGCCTGGTTGGCGCGGGCCATCAGGTTGAGCAGTTGCAGCAGGCTCTGCTTGCTGCGCCGTGGCTTGACCTCGTGATGCTCGTTGTCGGCGAACACCAGGCCGCCGATGCGATCGTTGTGACCCAGCGCGGCCCAGCCGATCAGCGCAGCGGCGCGAGCGGCCAGCACCGACTTGAAGCATTGGCCGGAGCCGAAGAACAGGCGCTGGCTCTGCTCGCTGATGATGAAGATGGGACGCTCGCGCTCTTCGTGGAACAGCTTGGTGTGCGGCTCCTGGGTACGTGCGGTGACGCGCCAGTCGATGGTGCGCACATCGTCGCCCGGCTGGTAGACGCGCACTTGGTCGAAGTCCACGCCGCGGCCGCGCAGCTTGGAGTGATGCAGGCCGATCAGCGGGCTACGGCGGGCCGGGGTGGAGAACAGGGGCACCTCATGCACCTTGTGGCGCATGTCGATCAGCTCGCCGAGGGCGATATGGATGTCGGGTATCGGGGTTGGGCTGGACATATCGGTCTCACGCCATCTTGCCGTGCTCCCTCGCCCATTCATGGGAGAGGGCTGGGGAGAGGGTGGAGCGTTTCGCTGCCCTCTCCCCCGACCCCTCTCCCGCAAGCGGGAGAGGGGAGACAAGCGCGCAATATGGCATTTAGGCCACCGCCACCACGTCGAGGATGCGCTGGATCACGCGATCCTGATCGACCCCCGAGGCTTCCGCCTCGAAAGACAGGATGATGCGGTGGCGCAGCACGTCGAACAGCACCGCCTGGATATCTTCCGGGCTGACGAAGTCGCGCCCGGCCAACCAGGCATGAGCGCGTGCACAACGGTCGAGGGCGATGGAGCCGCGCGGGCTGGCGCCGTAAGCGATCCAGTCGGCCAGCTCGGCGTCGAACTTGGCCGGGGTGCGGCTGGCCATGACCAGTTGCACCAGGTATTCCTCCACGGCATCGGCCATGTACAGGCCGAGGATTTCCTTGCGTGCGGCGAACACCGCCTGCTGGCTGACCCGGTGCTCGGGCTTGGCCTCACCATTGAGCGCATCGCCGCGGGCCTGGGCGAGAATCTTGCGCTCCACGGCCGCGTCGGGAAAACCGATCTTCACATGCATCAGGAAGCGGTCGAGTTGCGCTTCCGGCAACGGGTAGGTGCCTTCCTGCTCGATGGGGTTCTGCGTGGCCATGACCAGAAACAGTGGCGACAGATCGTAGGTCGAGCGTCCGACCGAGACCTGGCGCTCGGCCATGGCTTCGAGCAGCGCCGACTGCACCTTGGCCGGGGCGCGGTTGATCTCGTCGGCCAGCACCAGGTTGTGGAAGATCGGCCCCTGCTGGAACACGAAGCTGCCAGTTTCCGGGCGGTAGATCTCGGTGCCGGTGATGTCTGCTGGCAGCAGGTCCGGGGTGAACTGGATGCGATGGAACTCGCCCTCGATACCTTCGGCCAGCTCCTTGATCGCCTTGGTCTTGGCCAGACCAGGGGCACCTTCGACCAACAGGTGGCCATCGGCGAGCAGCGCGATCAGCAAACGCTCGATGAGCTTTTCCTGGCCGAGGATCTGAGTGGAGAGAAATTGGCGTAACGCGACCAGCGCTTCACGGTGTTCCATCGTAGGGCTCTTCTGGCGGATGGGCGGGGCTTTGATTGCCGCGCGTGCAGACCGCCGACTTTAATGCATTTGCGGCTTCAGCCGCTATCTGCGGCGCTGTTCATGAACAGTCTGGCAACAGAAATGAGAGGCTGATCGCCAGCGCCGCAATGACCCGCCATTGCCGCAGGTGGGCCATTGCGACTCGGCGCTATTACCACTGCGCGAGGAGTTGACGCTGGGTTAGCAGGGCGCTGTCCTGCGTGGTGGGGACAAGGTGTACGGTTTGCCCTGGCAGGCATTGCGCCAGCCGAGCCACGGCCTGTGGCGTCAGCGCACCCAGGCGCGGGTAGCCACCGATGGTCTGGCGGTCGTTAAGCAAAATGATCGGCTGGCCGTCCGGTGGCACCTGTACGGCGCCCAAGGGGATGCCTTCGGAGATCATCGAGCCCCGCTGGCATTGCAGTTGCGGACCGTTCAGGCGAATGCCCATGCGGTCGGCGCGTTGGTCGATCAGCCATTCACTGTTGAAGGCGTCGAACAGGCTCTGCCCGCGAAAGTCGCCAATTTGCGCGCCCAGTACCAGATGCAGGCGAGGCGCAGCCTGATACTCGGGAATGAATTCGGCGGGCATCTGCCGCGTTGCGCCAGCGGCAGCGGTCCAGCCCAGCGAGTCGCCGACAGCAATGGCACGGCCATCGCCCAGCAGGCCGCCAAGCCCTTCGCGCAGCATGCTGGCGCAGCTGCCGAGCACCAAGGGTGCCTGGAATCCACCCGGTGCTGCCAGGTAGGCACGCGCGCCTTGGCGCGGCTGGGCGAAGCTCAGGCGCTGGCCTTTGCGCACTGCGAAGTTGCGCCACGGTGTTAGCGGCTGGTCGTCCAGCCGTGCACCGAGGTCGGCACCGGTTAGCGCCAGGGTGGCGTCGCGGCTGCATTCGAACTCGACATTACCCAGAGTGATCTCCACCACGGCGGCAGTCAGCGGATTGCCCAGTAACCAGTTGGCCCAGCGATGGGCGATCCAGTCCAGGGCCCCGCACTGGGTCACACCAAGGTGACGTACGCCGAAACGTCCCCCATCTTGCAACTGAACGAAAGGGCTGCTGCGCAATGCACGCAAGCCGCCATCAAGGGCGCTCATTGGCTGGCCTCCAGCGGACTGTCGTCGCCGCCCAGACGGATGAACTCGGCGCGGTCGATGGCTACGAATCGCACCCGGTCACCGGGTTGCAGCAGGCTGTAGCCTTCGATATCGCTGCCGAACAGACGACTGGGCGTGCGTCCGATCAGGTTCCAGCCTCCGGGCGAAACCACCGGGTAGGCGGCTGTCTGCCGCTCGGCGATACCGACGCTACCGGCGGCGATGCGCTTGCGCGGTGTGCTCAGGCGTGGCGCAGCGAGGATTTCCTCGACCAGGCCCATGAAGGCGAAACCGGGGGCGAAACCCAGGGCGAACACCTGGTAGGCATGGCCGCTATGACTGGTGATCACTTCGGCTTCGCTGAGCCCGCTACGGCGTGCCAGCAGTTGCAGCTCCGGGCCGACGCTGCGGTCGTACCAGGTAGGCAACTGGTGTTCGCGGCCGCCTTGCAGGTCGGCAGGCTGCAAACCGTCGAATGCTTCGGCGACCTTTGCCCGCGCCTGCTTGCTGTCGAGCTGGCACAGGTCGTAGTGCAACAGCAGGGTGGTGTAGGAGGGCACCAGGTCGATCAGTGCGCTGCCGAAAACCTCCTGCAGGCGCGTGCGCGCTGCCAGCATCCACGGCATGTTGGCTTCATCGATAAAGTCGAACAGGCGCAGGATCAGGCTGTCGATGCCGGCGACTTCCAGCCGGACGTTGGGCGCCTTCATGCCTGTGTCAGGCCGTCGAAGGCCTGCCGGATACGCTGTACGGCAGCCACCGAGCTGGCGTTGTCGCCATGCACGCACAGGGTCTGCGCGTTCAGTTGCAGCGCGCTGCCGTCGCTGGCCTGCAGTGCCTCGCCACGCGCCAGGGTGATCGCCTGGCTGACGATCACTTCGCTGTCGTGATGCACAGCGCCCGGCAGGCTGCGGCTGACCAGGAAACCGGCGGAATCGTAGGCGCGGTCGGCGAAGGCCTCGAACCACAGGGTAAGGCCGAATTCGTCACCGAGGGCCTGCGCCGCGCTGTTGTCGCGGGTGCACATCAGCATCAGCGGCAGGTGGCGGTTGTACTTGGCCACGGCACTCATCACTGCACGCAGGGTGGCGGGCTTGCGCATCATGTCCTGGTACAGCGCGCCGTGCGGTTTGACGTAGCTGACGTGGGTACCCTGGCTGCGGCAGATGCCTTCCAGTGCACCGATCTGATAGAGCATCAGGTCTTCGACTTCCTGCGGCGTGCAGTCCATCGAGCGACGGCCGAAACCGACCAGATCCTGATAGGCGGTGTGCGCCCCGATGCGTACGTCGTGAGCCACGGCCAGGGCCACGGTCTTGCGCATCACACTGGGGTCGGAAGCGTGGAAGCCGCAGGCGATGTTGGCGCAGTCGATGTAGGGCATGACCTCGGCGTCCAGGCCCATGGTCCAGGCGCCGAAGCTTTCGCCGATGTCACAGTTCAGAAGCAGATCGTTCACGCGGGAGCTCCTCAGGCAGGCAGCGATAGGCCGGTGCTGGCACGGCTTGCGACGGCCGTAGCCGTCATCCATGGCGGTCATTTTTCAACGACCTGCCTGAGGCGTCCAACTAATTAGAACGTGCACCCTATATAGGAAAAGTCGATGGGGCTCAGGCCAGTCGGAACTGACTGGCGCTGCGTCCCAATGCATCGACCTGGGACGACAGCCCCTCGGTATGGCCGCCCAGGGTATGGCGCAGGTCCTTGCTTTGCCCGGTATGCACGTTGATGGTTTCCATCTTGTCGGCGATGTCTTCGGTGGTGGTGGACACTTCCTCGATGGCCACCACGACCTGGTTCATCTCGCCGGTCAGGCGCTCCATCGCCGAGGTGATGGAGCTGATGGCGTCGGCTACCTGAGCAGCATGTCGCTCGCTGTCGGCGGCCAGGTTCAGGCCATTGCTCATCAACTGGTGCATGTGACGGGTCTGCTGCTGGAACTCGCCGACGATGGCGCTGATGTCGGTGGTTGCCGAGACCGTCTTCTGCGCCAGTGAGCGCACCTCATCGGCCACCACCGAGAAGCCGCGGCCGGCGTCACCCGCTCTTGCCGCCTCGATGGCCGCGTTGAGAGCGAGCAGGTTGGTCTGGTCGGCGAGGCTGTTGATCACATCGACGATGCCGTTGACCCTTGCGCTGCTTTGGCCGAGAGCATCGACCTGGCTGTGGGTGTCCTGAATCAGCTGCGCCAGGCGACTCATGCTGTCGACGCTGGCAGCGATTACCTTGCCGCCATCGCGCGCGGCATCGTAAGCGCTGGTGGTGGCGGTGCCGACTTCGGCGGTGCGTTGCGCCATGTCGTTGAGGGTGGCGCTGATCTGATGCGAGGCCGAGGCAGCCTGCTCGGTCTGTATCTCCACCTGGGTGCTGTTGTCACCCAATTGGCGCATGGCATCGCCCAGGTGATGGTGCAGGCGGCTCAGCTCGCCGTTGGCGCGCACCACTTCGGCAACGATGCCGCCGATGCCCTGGATCATGCGGTTGGCGGATTCGGCCAACTGGTTGAATTCGTCACGCGGGTTGCTGCCTACCGGCAGCTTGCCGGTGAGATCGCCGGAAGCGACCTGAGTGAGCAACTGGGTGGCATTGCGCAGGCGGGTGACCAGCGTGCGCGACGCCTGCAGCAGGGTGAAGCAGAGCAGGGCAGCAACGGCAAGGAAGCTCAGCCCCATCATCCACAGTGCCGACAGGCGCGCCTGTTCGGCTTCCTGCGTGCGGCGCAATAACAGGCCGCTCTGCAGTGCTTGCGCTTGCTCGTCAATGCGCGTCTGCAATTGCTCGCCGAGTTGGCGCAGGCGCTGATTGGTCGCGTTGATGCGCTGGATGTTGCCGTGGATATCAGTGAACGCTTGGGCATAGCCCTGCACGTTCTTGCCGATCGGCGTGTCTTGCCATTCGAGATCCGCGATTTGCTCCTGCAGTTTGCCGATGGCCGTCAGAGCAATCTGGGCGAACGCTGGATCGAATGTCGACAGATAATCACGCTGGCTGCTCAGGGCACTGGTAATGAAGGGTTTGATCAGGTCGAAACTGATCGCCTCCAACGCCTTGCCTTTTTCCGTCAGTGTTTTGCGTTGGCCCTCGAAAGGTGTCAGCCCCAGGGTCTGATTGAGGCTCAGCCACTGGCGCTGTTGTGCCAGTTCCTCAAGCAGCACGGCCTGGATCTGCTGGGCGTGTTGCAAGGTGGCGTCATCTTCTAGGGCCTGGGCTTGTGTTAACAGTTGTCCGACAAGATCTTGCAATTCACCAAGGCCGTCATTGAACGCTTGCTGCAGGTCGGGGGTGATCTGCTGGCGCAACGCGTTCTGTTGCCACCAGTGGTTCATCAACTGAGTGCTGGCGCTGACATAGGCGGCTGCCTGTTCCCTTGCCTGTAATGCACTGCTGACGCTATGGCTGGCCCACAGAGAAGCGGCCGCCATCAAGACCAGGCTGATCAGGGTGAGCGCGATAAGGGCTCGGAATTTTTGTTGCCAGGACAGTAAAAAGCTCACGATAACGCCTCGCCATCTTCTTCAGGATGATTCTCAGGAGTCGGCAAGTTGTCATACAACTTGAAGAAAAGTCTATGGCTAACGTGGCCTTTTACATTCGGCTCAAGTTTGAGTGCGCATTCGCCTCCCGTCGAAGGCCTGCTGAGGATGGGGGCCTTCAGCTTGCGCAGGGCTCCATCGGCAATGCACCGTGTCGATGCAGCCTTGAAAGAAAATGTCGCAGCGCCGCAAGCGGTTGCAGGCCATCCCTCGTTAAGCTCGCTGGTTATGTGTGACCCGTCGGTCGCGCTCTTCACGCCAGTCCGCATGCGACTCGCAAGTGTCATTGTCGCTTCATGGACTAACGTTGAACTAACACCTCACGGCAGCGATCCAGACCTCCTGTCGAGCCACTAGCCCAATGGAGCAAAACCATGGCGTTCTTTACGGCGGCCAGCAAAGCCGACTTCCAGCACCAACTGCAAGCGGCCCTGGCACAACACGTGAGTGAGCGGGCGCTGCCACAAGTAGCCCTTTTCGCCGAACAGTTCTTCGGCATCATCGCCCTTGAAGAGTTGACCCAGCGGCGCCTGTCTGACCTTGTCGGCTGCACCCTGTCGGCCTGGCGCATGCTCGAGCAGTTCGATCACGCCAAGCCGCAGGTACGCGCGTTCAACCCCGATTACGAGAAGCATGGCTGGCAGTCCACCCACACCGCGGTGGAAATCCTCCATGGTGACATCCCGTTCCTGGTCGACTCGGTGCGCATGGAACTGAACCGCCATGGCTACAGCATCCACACGCTGCAGAACAGCGTATTCAGCGTACGCCGTGACCAGAATGGCCAGTTGCTGGAGATCCTGCCGCGCGGCACCCAGGGCGAGGGCGTGCTGCAAGAAGCGCTAATGTTCCTGGAGATCGACCGCTGCTCCAGTGCTGCCGAGTTGAAAACCCTGGAGAAAGCCATCCACGAGGTATTTGGTGACGTGCGCATGAGCGTCGCCGACTTCCAGCCTATGAAGGCCAAGGCACGCGAGCTGCTGGCCTGGCTGGATCGCGCCAAGCTCAAGGTGGACAAGACCGAGCTGGACGAAATCAAGGTGTACCTGAACTGGTTGCTGGACAACCACTTCACTTTCCTCGGCTATGAAGAGTTCACCGTCGCGCCGACCGCCGACGGCGGCACCATGGTCTACGACGAGAAATCCCTGCTGGGTCTGTCCAAGCGCCTGCGCACCGGATTGTCCGCCGAGGAACTGCATATCGAGCCGGAGGCGGTGGCCTATCTGCGCGAACCGCAATTGCTGTCCTTCGCCAAGGCTGCAGTGCCGAGCCGGGTGCACCGCCCGGCCTACCCGGATTTCGTTTCCATCCGCGAACTCGACGCCAAGGGCAACGTGATCAAGGAATGCCGCTTCATGGGCCTGTACACCTCGGCGGTGTACGCGGAAAGCGTGTGGAACATCCCTTATATCCGCCGCAAGGTGGACGTGATCAAGCAGCGTTCCGGCTTCGACAGCAGCGCCCACCTGGGCAAGGAGCTGGCCCAGGTACTGGAGGTGTTACCGCGCGACGATCTGTTCCAGACGCCAGTGGACGACCTGTTCAATACCGCGCTTTCCATCGTGCAGATTCAGGAGCGCAACAAGATCCGTGTGTTCCTGCGTCGCGATCCCTACGGCCGCTTCTGCTACTGCCTGGCCTACGTGCCGCGTGACGTCTACTCCACCGAAACCCGGATGAAGATCCAGCAGGTGCTGATGGAGCGCCTGCAGGCCACCGACTGCGAGTTCTGGACCTTCTTCTCCGAGTCGGTGCTGGCACGTGTGCAGTTCATCCTGCGCGTCGATCCGAAGAACAAGACCCAGATCGACCCCGTGCGTCTGGAGAAGGAAGTCATCCAGGCCTGCCGTTCGTGGAAGGACGACTACGCCAGCCTGATGGTGGAAAGCCTCGGCGAAGCCCAGGGCACCAACGTGCTGGCCGAATTCCCCGGTGGCTTCCCGGCCGGTTACCGCGAGCGCTTCGCCCCGCACTCGGCGGTGGTGGACATGCAGCACCTGCTCAGCCTGAGCAACGACAAGCCGCTGGTGATGAGCTTCTATCAGCCACTGGCGCAGGGCGATCAGCAACTGCACTGCAAGCTGTATCACGCCGATACGCCGTTGCCGTTATCCGACGTGCTGCCGATTCTGGAGAACCTCGGCCTGCGTGTGCTCGGTGAGTTCCCCTACAAGCTGCGCCGTGCCGATGGCCGCGAGTTCTGGATTCACGACTTCGCCTTCACCTATGCCGAAGGTCTGGACGTCGACATCCAGCAGCTCAACGACACCCTGCAGGATGCCTTCATCCATATCGTCGGTGGCTCTGCTGAGAACGATGCCTTCAACCGCCTGGTACTGACCGCCGCCATGCCATGGCGCGACGTGGCGCTGCTGCGTGCCTATGCGCGTTACCTCAAGCAGATCCGCCTGGGTTTCTCGCTGAGCTACATCGCCGCCACCCTAGTCAACCACGCCGATATCGCCAAGGAACTGGTGCGCCTGTTCCGCACCCGGTTCTACCTGGCGCGCAAGCTCACTGCCGATGATCTGGAGGACAAGCAGCAGAAGCTCGAGCAGGCCATCCTGGCTGCGCTGGACAATGTCGCCGTGCTCAACGAAGACCGCATCCTGCGTCGCTACCTGGACCTGATCAAAGCCACTCTGCGCACCAACTTCTTCCAGGCCGATGCCAGCAGTGCGGCCAAGTCCTATTTCAGCTTCAAACTCAGCCCACGGCTGATTCCGGATATTCCGCGCCCGGTGCCGAAGTTCGAAATCTTCGTCTACAGCCCGCGCGTCGAGGGTGTGCACCTGCGCTTCGGCGACGTCGCCCGTGGCGGCCTGCGCTGGTCGGATCGCGAAGAGGATTTTCGTACCGAAGTGCTCGGCCTGGTCAAGGCGCAGCAGGTGAAGAACGCGGTGATCGTGCCGATGGGCGCCAAAGGCGGCTTCGTACCGCGCAAGATGCCGGTCGGCGGTTCGCGTGACGAGGTGATGGCCGAGGGTATCGCCTGCTACCGCATCTTCATCAGCGGCCTGCTCGACATTACCGACAACCTCAAGGAAGGCGAGGTAGTACCGCCGCAGAACGTCGTGCGCCACGACGCCGATGACCCCTATCTGGTGGTAGCGGCGGACAAGGGCACCGCGACCTTCTCCGACATCGCCAACGGCATCGCCGCCGAATATGACTTCTGGCTCGGTGACGCCTTCGCCTCTGGCGGTTCGGCCGGCTACGATCACAAGGGCATGGGCATCACCGCCAAGGGCGCCTGGGTTTCGGTGCAGCGTCACTTCCGTGAGCGCGGCATTGACGTGCAGAAGGACAACGTCACCGTGATCGGCATCGGCGACATGGCCGGCGACGTGTTCGGCAATGGCCTGCTGCTGTCGGAAAGCCTGCAACTGGTAGCGGCCTTCAACCACATGCATATCTTCATCGACCCGAACCCGGACGCCGCCAAGAGCTTCGTCGAGCGCAAGCGCCTGTTCGAGCTGCCGCGTTCGAGCTGGGCCGATTACGACGTCAAGCTGATTTCCGATGGCGGTGGCATCTTCCTGCGCAGCGCCAAGAGCATCGCCATCACCCCGCAGATGAAGGCGCGCTTCGACATCGCCGCCGACAAGCTGGCGCCCACCGAGCTGCTCAATGCGCTGCTCAAGGCACCGGTCGATCTGCTGTGGAACGGCGGCATCGGCACTTACGTGAAGTCCAGCAAGGAAAGCCACGGCGACGTCGGCGACAAGGCCAACGACGCCCTGCGCGTCGATGGTCGCGAACTGCGCGCCAAGGTGATGGGCGAGGGCGGTAACCTCGGCATGACCCAGCTCGGTCGGGTCGAGTTCGGCCTGCACGGCGGCGCCAGCAACACCGACTTCATTGACAATGCCGGCGGCGTGGACTGCTCCGACCATGAAGTGAACATCAAGATCCTGCTCGGCGAGATCGTCTCCGGTGGCGACATGACCGAGAAACAGCGCA
The genomic region above belongs to Pseudomonas sediminis and contains:
- a CDS encoding 5-oxoprolinase subunit PxpA, with the translated sequence MNDLLLNCDIGESFGAWTMGLDAEVMPYIDCANIACGFHASDPSVMRKTVALAVAHDVRIGAHTAYQDLVGFGRRSMDCTPQEVEDLMLYQIGALEGICRSQGTHVSYVKPHGALYQDMMRKPATLRAVMSAVAKYNRHLPLMLMCTRDNSAAQALGDEFGLTLWFEAFADRAYDSAGFLVSRSLPGAVHHDSEVIVSQAITLARGEALQASDGSALQLNAQTLCVHGDNASSVAAVQRIRQAFDGLTQA
- a CDS encoding vWA domain-containing protein; its protein translation is MFEFAWPWVFLLAPLPWLLRLLLPPADSGDAALSVGFLDELQALSGRRARAALPSWRQQAPLVLLWCLLLCAAARPQWVGEPLPLPASGRDLLLAVDVSGSMDYADMQWDDEPISRLELVKRLLGDFIEGRRGDRVGLILFGSQAYLQAPLTFDRHTVRTWLDEALIGIAGKNTAIGDAIGLAVKRLRQRPAQSRVLVLITDGANNGGEIDPMVAAQLAADEGVRIYAIGIGADPQQSGAFGSFGFSALDLDETSLRAITDVTGGEYFRARNQAELTQIEQTLDRLEPVAQQPTLARPAQALYAWPLALALLGSLLLVSQVLWPDLLQRLRRRA
- a CDS encoding 5-oxoprolinase subunit B family protein; this translates as MKAPNVRLEVAGIDSLILRLFDFIDEANMPWMLAARTRLQEVFGSALIDLVPSYTTLLLHYDLCQLDSKQARAKVAEAFDGLQPADLQGGREHQLPTWYDRSVGPELQLLARRSGLSEAEVITSHSGHAYQVFALGFAPGFAFMGLVEEILAAPRLSTPRKRIAAGSVGIAERQTAAYPVVSPGGWNLIGRTPSRLFGSDIEGYSLLQPGDRVRFVAIDRAEFIRLGGDDSPLEASQ
- a CDS encoding methyl-accepting chemotaxis protein, translated to MSFLLSWQQKFRALIALTLISLVLMAAASLWASHSVSSALQAREQAAAYVSASTQLMNHWWQQNALRQQITPDLQQAFNDGLGELQDLVGQLLTQAQALEDDATLQHAQQIQAVLLEELAQQRQWLSLNQTLGLTPFEGQRKTLTEKGKALEAISFDLIKPFITSALSSQRDYLSTFDPAFAQIALTAIGKLQEQIADLEWQDTPIGKNVQGYAQAFTDIHGNIQRINATNQRLRQLGEQLQTRIDEQAQALQSGLLLRRTQEAEQARLSALWMMGLSFLAVAALLCFTLLQASRTLVTRLRNATQLLTQVASGDLTGKLPVGSNPRDEFNQLAESANRMIQGIGGIVAEVVRANGELSRLHHHLGDAMRQLGDNSTQVEIQTEQAASASHQISATLNDMAQRTAEVGTATTSAYDAARDGGKVIAASVDSMSRLAQLIQDTHSQVDALGQSSARVNGIVDVINSLADQTNLLALNAAIEAARAGDAGRGFSVVADEVRSLAQKTVSATTDISAIVGEFQQQTRHMHQLMSNGLNLAADSERHAAQVADAISSITSAMERLTGEMNQVVVAIEEVSTTTEDIADKMETINVHTGQSKDLRHTLGGHTEGLSSQVDALGRSASQFRLA
- a CDS encoding biotin-dependent carboxyltransferase family protein is translated as MSALDGGLRALRSSPFVQLQDGGRFGVRHLGVTQCGALDWIAHRWANWLLGNPLTAAVVEITLGNVEFECSRDATLALTGADLGARLDDQPLTPWRNFAVRKGQRLSFAQPRQGARAYLAAPGGFQAPLVLGSCASMLREGLGGLLGDGRAIAVGDSLGWTAAAGATRQMPAEFIPEYQAAPRLHLVLGAQIGDFRGQSLFDAFNSEWLIDQRADRMGIRLNGPQLQCQRGSMISEGIPLGAVQVPPDGQPIILLNDRQTIGGYPRLGALTPQAVARLAQCLPGQTVHLVPTTQDSALLTQRQLLAQW
- a CDS encoding DUF58 domain-containing protein; amino-acid sequence: MSSPTPIPDIHIALGELIDMRHKVHEVPLFSTPARRSPLIGLHHSKLRGRGVDFDQVRVYQPGDDVRTIDWRVTARTQEPHTKLFHEERERPIFIISEQSQRLFFGSGQCFKSVLAARAAALIGWAALGHNDRIGGLVFADNEHHEVKPRRSKQSLLQLLNLMARANQALGPESQANTNRDNFGLALRRAREVLRPGSLVIVLCDERALSDNAEQQLTLLARHTDLLLLPLSDPLDHALPAAGLLRFTQNGAQLELDSHNGDLRQAYRTQAQAREARWQRLAQKLGVPLLPLSTQFELVEQLQEQLSSLHARKSL
- a CDS encoding DUF4381 domain-containing protein; translated protein: MNPIDQLQPLIDPAPVPLWPPAPGWWLLAVLLPLLGWGLWRLLRNWRRRPPKVATQQTLDPLRQAALDELARLSKPFDGAPAGPWLQQLNALLKRLCRERYPESASHTLSSRAWLAFLDNRCPAAGLTRWMILVDGSYRPQCTLSDKAIVELDQAIATWIRKHV
- a CDS encoding AAA family ATPase; translated protein: MEHREALVALRQFLSTQILGQEKLIERLLIALLADGHLLVEGAPGLAKTKAIKELAEGIEGEFHRIQFTPDLLPADITGTEIYRPETGSFVFQQGPIFHNLVLADEINRAPAKVQSALLEAMAERQVSVGRSTYDLSPLFLVMATQNPIEQEGTYPLPEAQLDRFLMHVKIGFPDAAVERKILAQARGDALNGEAKPEHRVSQQAVFAARKEILGLYMADAVEEYLVQLVMASRTPAKFDAELADWIAYGASPRGSIALDRCARAHAWLAGRDFVSPEDIQAVLFDVLRHRIILSFEAEASGVDQDRVIQRILDVVAVA